The Cupriavidus necator DNA window TGTCGAACGGTACCTGGCTAACACCGTGGATCAGGTCGCGGCCCGTTTCAAACACGTTGCAACGATAACCGGAACGTGCCAGCAGTTCCGGCACCGGCCGGAGTTGGGGCGACTTGCCCATGAGCAGCGCAATATTCATCGATGGCGAAATACGAGAGCCGTGGCAGGGACGGCCGGACCGCGGCAGGGCTGGAGCCGGACAGCGATGGAACGAAGGCAGGCACCAGGCGCGCACGCACGCAGCACTACCGTTCGCAAGCAGCAAGCGTACAAAAAGTGTGGTCCACAGGACAATCGGACATTTCTGAAATTTCTGCTGTTTTTTTGATGGCGCTCGCGTTGTTGGCGTGAGGGGGCGTATGTCGGCGGCGCCGATGGCGATATGGAAAGTTGTCCACAGCTCCTGTGGACAAGCCAGGGCGCAGTGGCCGGACTGCGGCCTGGCACCGTGATGCTGTCGGCGTGCCAAAAAAGAAGGCAGCGCGCGGGCACTATGGGCGCCGTGCTGTCAACATTCGGGCAGGGTGTGCCAAAATAGCGCGCATCGCGTTCCGGTCCGGGGACTCAAGCCCACCGATGCTGCAGAGCCCGAGTGTCATCGCCATCATCGTCCTGTGCTTTCACGTCGTCGGCGTGGTGGCTGCCCTGCATGCCGTCATGACGGTGCGCACCGCGCCCGGCGCGATCGCGTGGGCGGGGTCGCTGCTGATGATGCCGTACTTCACGCTGGTGCCCTACCTGATCTTCGGGCGCAGCACCTTCGCCGGCTACGTCGACGCCCGGCGCTTCAATGACGACCACCTGCGCGAGCTGCGCCACGGCATGACCCCGCGCGAGCGCGAGGCGCGCAGCGCCTGCGTGGTCCATGCGCCGGCGCAGGCCTGCATGCGTGCGCTACCCCGGCTGACCGGCATGCCGTGCCTGGCCAACAATGACGTGCGCTTGCTGGTCAACGGCGAGCAGACCTTCGAGGCGATCTTTGCCGCGATCGCGCGGGCCAGCCAGGTGCTGATCGTGCAGTTCTTCATCGTGCATGACGATGCGCTGGGCCAGCGCCTGCAGGCGCTGCTGTGCGAGCGCGCGCGGGCCGGCGTCAAGGTGTACTTCCTGTTCGATCGCATCGGCTGCCACGCGCTGCCGCGCCGCTACGTGCGCACGCTGGCCGAGGCCGGCGTCGATGCGCGGGCGTTCTCCACGCACCGCGGCTTTGTCAACCGGTTTCAGCTCAATTTTCGCAACCATCGCAAGCTGGTGATCGTCGATGGCAGCGAGGCCTTTGTCGGTGGCCACAACGTCGGCGTCGAATACCTGGGCGAACGCCCGCCACTGGCGCCGTGGCGCGACACCCATATTGCACTGCGCGGCAGCGCCGTGCTGGACCTGCAGATGGCCTTTGCCGAAGACTGGTTCTGGGCCGCGCGCGAGGTGCCGCACCTGCTGATGCCGCCGCCAGAAGCGGGCGGGCGCATGACCTGCCAGGTGGTGCCGTCAGGCCCTGCCGACGCGCAGGAGACCTGTTCGCTGTTCTTTGTCGAGGCCATCCAGGCGGCGCGCCACCGGCTGTGGATCACGTCGCCGTATTTCGTGCCCGACGAGGCGGTGTTTGCGGTGCTGCGGCTGGCCGTGCTGCGCGGCGTGGATGTGCGCATCCTGATTCCAGCGCGGCCCGATCACCTGGTGGTCTATGCCGCCTCCACTATCTATGCGTACCAGGCCGTGTCCGCGGGCATCAAGCTGTATCGCTACCAGCCCGGCTTCCTGCACCAGAAGGTCATCCTGATCGACGACGAAGCCGCGGCGGTCGGCACCGCCAACCTGGACAACCGCTCGTTCCGGCTCAACTTCGAGCTGATGGTGATGACTGCCGACAAGGGCTTTGCCGCGAGCGTGGCCACCATGCTCGAAGCCGACTTCGCCCAAGCCCGGCGCGTCGGGCTGAACGAGTTCCTCGATGCGCCGGCGCCGCTGCGCGTGGCGATGCACGTCGCCAAGCTGTTTGCGCCCATCCTCTGAAGCCCGCATTCCGGTCCGCTGGTTCCTGCAATTCTCAATGCAAAAGACTTGTTGCGGCCTGATTGTGTACACTGTTCACTATACGCGTATGCACATCATGAACCGTTATCCATATTCAAGGGGAGCCGCATGACCCGGGCTGTCCCCGCGCCTCCGGCGCGCGCCACCTACCGCCACGGCGACCTGCGCCGCGCGCTGCTGGACGCAGGCATCGACCTGGCACGCGAGGGTGGCCCCGACGCCATCGTGCTGCGCGAGGCCACACGCCGTGCCGGCGTGGTGCCCAATGCCGCGTACCGGCACTTCGCCAGCCGGCAGGACCTGCTGCAGGCAGTGCGGGCCTCGGCCTTGTCGTCGCTTGCCATTGCTATGGAGGGGGAAATCGGCGGGCTGCGCCCGGGCCGTGGAGCCGCCGCGCATGCGCGTGCCTGCCTGCGTGCGGTCGGCACCGGCTACCTGCGCTTTGCGCTGGCCGAGACCGGACTGTTCCGCACCGCGTTTTCGGTGCCGGATGAAGTGGAAGATGATGCCGATCCGGCCAAGGCAGGCAACAGCGGTCTCAATCCGTTCCAGCTGCTGGGCGCGGCGCTGGACAAGCTGGTGGAAGCCGGCGTGCTGCCGCCCGAGCGCCGGCCGGGTGCGGAGTACCTGGCGTGGTCGGCCGTGCATGGCCTGGCCGTCCTGCTGATCGACGGCCCGCTGCGCAGCCGCGCCAAGGAGCAGGCAGAGATCCTCGGGCAGCGCCTGCTCGACATGGTCGAGAAGGGCCTCTAGCGCCTGCAGCAGGATCACGGCGAAAAAAATGCCACGATGGCCAGAAACCATCGTGGCAGTGTAAGGAACCAGGAAGGGGGGCAACCTGGCTCTGTCGGGGCACCCGCGGGCCGGGTGCAAGAGGACTGTATTCCGTTGCTTCTCAGCTGAATATCGGACATTTCTTAAATATCGCCCTGAATTGTCTCGATCTACGCAGGTCGATTGCCGCGCGCTATCAGGGCGCGTCCGCATTTCGAGGAATTGCGCGGCCTGCAGAACAGTCTAACTTGCTGTCAGGCAGCCGAACGCCGGCGCCACGGTGAGGAGCGGATCATGCGATATGGATTGGGAGCGGCCCTCTGCGTGGCAGTGCTGGCTGGCTGCGTCGCCTATCCCTATGCTGGCGACTCTTACTACCCTGCTTATCCGGCTTATCCGGTTTCCTCTGCCTACTATGACGGTTACCCGGCGCCGGCGTACTACCCGTACTACCGTCCTTGGCCGGGCTACGGTGGTTTCTACGGCAGCTTTACCTATATCCACGGCGGCAGCTACGGCAGGCATGGCGGGCATCACTGGCATGGCGGTGGTGGCCGTGGGCACGGTGGCTGGCATGGGGGCGGGCGCGGCGGCAGGGGGCGATGAGCCTGCGTCGCCGTGATGGCAATGCGGCCTGCACGGGATTACCATCGGCTCATGGATGCCAACGGAGCCCCATCGCCATGACCAAGCCCGCAACGCAGAAGCACCAGACGCCAGCCTCCCGTGAACAACAGCGCAAGGATGAACTGATCGAGCGCGAACTGGACGAGGGGCTGAAAGAGACATTCCCGGCGAGCGACCCGGTGGCAGTCGATACCCATGCGCCGCGCAAACCCACGCCGGAACCGAAACCGGCGAAGTAGGCGGACAGGCTATGCCGCGGCGCGCGCAACGCGCCCCGCGCGATCCGGCGTGCTATGGCAACTGGCGCAGCTGCCCGATCACCGACATCAGCCGTCCGTGCGCCACGATGACGCCGGACTCGTCCTGCAGGGCTTCCTGGTAACGCTTGCGAAAGGCCGGGTCAGAACCGTCGCTGAACAGTCTTTCCGCTGCGCGTCCGACTGCACGGCAGGTTTCGTCGTGGTGTTCCTTGGCCTCCAGCTCTTCGTCGATCTCGATGATCAGGCGCGACAGCGGGTCAAGCCAGCGGAAGTAGTTGTCTTCAGTCACCAGTTGCACAAACAGGCCTGCAGGAATCGGGCCGTTCAGGCGCTCATACTGGGTTCTGTCATAGCCGATGACTTCCTTGTGAACCTGCAGCAAGGCAGCCCGCAGGGCTTTCAGCCCCGAGCGCCGGGTTTCCTGGGTGGCGAGGAATTGTTCGTTGGGCATCCCCATCTCCGCGTTTCTACTTGTTCCGGTCCAGGCAGGCGGTGCGCAATTGCATCCCATGGGTCGCCGCTGCACTTCGTGCCAGTGGCGATTGCCTGCTGGATTCTCCGGGCGCGGCCGGCCATGCCTGGCACTGTGCGGCGCGCTGCCAGTATAGGCACGCCCCGCAGCCCGAGCCAGCGCTGCCAGCTAGCGAAATACCCGTATTTGCGCCGGCTGCGCGGCATGATTGGCGCCAGTTGCAAGCCGCCCTCAGTCGCCTTCGGCGGATTGCGACGCTTGCGCCAGCAGGTCGGCAGCACGCGAGCGCCGCGCGTCCGCGGCGCGGAAGTAACGTACAACCGTCGACACGCTTGCGTGGCCGGTCATGGCCATGGTCTCGGCCAGCGGCACCTGTTGCGCAGCAGCCTCGGTAACGAAGCCCGAGCGCAGTGAATGCGCTGAGTAGTCGCCCTCCAGTCCCGCCAATGCGCAGCGCGTCTTGACGATGCGGCTGACCGCCGCATCGGACAAACCTTCTCCCACATGCCCGCCGCGGCGGATGCGGCGAAACAGCGGCCCGCTGTTGATGCCGGCGGCAGCAAGCCATGCCTCCAGCGCCTGGCCGGCGGCACCGGTGACGGGCTTGGCGGTATCGGCGCGCTCGTTGCCTGACTGGTTGGTCTTGGACCAGCCCAGTGCATAGACGAAATCACCGGGGCCAAGCCGGGTGAGGTGGCCGAGGGTCGCGCGCGCGACTTCAGAGCGGCGGCGCCCGCCACTGGCCCATGCAAACAGCAGCAGCGCGCGGTCGCGCAGGCCGCGCAGCGAGTCATCACAGGTATCGAGCAGGCGCAGCAGCGGATCGCGGGTCAGCGCCGCCTTGCGCGCCTGGCGCTGTCCGCGGCGCGCATAGGCGCGCCGGATGCCGGCCATCAGTTCGCGCACCGCAGCTTCGGCGCAAGGGTTGGGCAAGGCCTGCAGGCGATGGGCCTTGGCCAGTACCGCCAGCCGGTGCGTCAGCGTGGACAGCGCGGGCGGGCCGGGTCGTGCCTTGTATCCGTCAGCGACCAGCGCCTGGTCGATGGCCGCGGGCATCTCGCAGACAGGACCTTGCGGCGTCTGTCGCGTGGCGTGGTCGACGATGAACTGGATGACGACGGCAGGCGCGAGCGGGAGCTGCACAGGTTGCCGGTAGCGCAGGGCATACCAGGCAGACCAGTAGCGCAGTGCGGACCGGTAGCTTGCCACCGTGTTTTGGGATTCGCCTTCGCGGCGCAAGGCATTGGCCGCTTGCTCGGCAAGGGGATCCAGTTCGGACGGGCGAAGCGGCGCCGGTAGTTCGACATCGGATGCAATCGGTGGAAAGTAGGCTTCGTGGGCTTCTCGGATTTTTATCATATTAAATATGATGTATGCTGTAATGTATCATATGAATAGGACAGATAACAGCCGATAAGTCTCCATTATCGAACCTTATTTGTCCTCTCACAGACTTTTTGCCGGATCCCATCATGGAAACCTTTCGCAGCCGTGGCATTACCCGGGACGACGTCTGGCAGGCCGCCGACAGCCTGCTCAAGGCCGGCCAGCGGCCCACCATCGAACGCATCCGCCTGCACCTGGGGCGGGGCTCTCCCAATACGGTCAGCCCGCACCTGGATGCCTGGTTCGCGGCACTGGGTGGACGTATCCAGGATCCACAGGCCTTTGCGCCCGCACCCGGATGCCCGGAGCCAGTCACGGAGGCAGCGCGCTATTTGTGGGATGCTGCGCTGCAGGTAGCCAAGGCTTCGGCCGAGGCCGCGCTGGTGCAGCGTGAGGCGGCACTGGCCGAGGCCCGGGCGGCACTGGAGCAGGAGCGCCAAGCGCTGGCGCAGGAACGCCAGGTCATGCAGGCTCGCCTGGAAGGGGCCGAGACGGCCATGGCGGAACTGACACGGGCCCGCGACGACGCTACGGAGCGTGCCGTGCGCGCTGAAGCTGCAGCCACCGCCCTGCAGCAACAGGCGGAGACAATGCGCGCAGAGTCGGCCGCGGCGCTGTTGGCACACAACGCCATGCAGCAGGATTTCGCCGCGCAGCGGGCGGCGTGGGACCAGGAGCGGGAAACCGTGACCCAGCGCGCCGCCGCCAATGAGCGCCGCATGGCGCTGGAGCTGGACGCCGCGCGCGTGGCGGCCAGGGAGGGCCAGAAGCTGCTGGAAGCCGAGCGCAAGGCGGCCGTTGAGCGGCTGACGCGTGCTGCCGAGGCCGCGTCGCGCCAGGGCAGCGAGATGACCCGCCTTGGCCAGGCGCTCGCCGTGCTGGAAGAACGTGTGCGGCAGCGGGAAAGCCTGCTGGCCGAGTATCGCAACCAGGCGGATGCCGCAACCACGGCCACCGCCGGCCCCGGTAGCCCGGCAGTCCGCCGCACACGGCCGGCCCGCGCTGCGCTGGCCGCCGGCAAGGGCAGTCGGCGGCGTACGCGAGGCGTATAGTGCACCTGCCGCGGCGGCAACTCAGGGATACATGGCGGGTGCCCAGGTGGATTTTGTCAAATGA harbors:
- the cls gene encoding cardiolipin synthase; this encodes MLQSPSVIAIIVLCFHVVGVVAALHAVMTVRTAPGAIAWAGSLLMMPYFTLVPYLIFGRSTFAGYVDARRFNDDHLRELRHGMTPREREARSACVVHAPAQACMRALPRLTGMPCLANNDVRLLVNGEQTFEAIFAAIARASQVLIVQFFIVHDDALGQRLQALLCERARAGVKVYFLFDRIGCHALPRRYVRTLAEAGVDARAFSTHRGFVNRFQLNFRNHRKLVIVDGSEAFVGGHNVGVEYLGERPPLAPWRDTHIALRGSAVLDLQMAFAEDWFWAAREVPHLLMPPPEAGGRMTCQVVPSGPADAQETCSLFFVEAIQAARHRLWITSPYFVPDEAVFAVLRLAVLRGVDVRILIPARPDHLVVYAASTIYAYQAVSAGIKLYRYQPGFLHQKVILIDDEAAAVGTANLDNRSFRLNFELMVMTADKGFAASVATMLEADFAQARRVGLNEFLDAPAPLRVAMHVAKLFAPIL
- a CDS encoding TetR/AcrR family transcriptional regulator, whose product is MTRAVPAPPARATYRHGDLRRALLDAGIDLAREGGPDAIVLREATRRAGVVPNAAYRHFASRQDLLQAVRASALSSLAIAMEGEIGGLRPGRGAAAHARACLRAVGTGYLRFALAETGLFRTAFSVPDEVEDDADPAKAGNSGLNPFQLLGAALDKLVEAGVLPPERRPGAEYLAWSAVHGLAVLLIDGPLRSRAKEQAEILGQRLLDMVEKGL
- a CDS encoding site-specific integrase translates to MIKIREAHEAYFPPIASDVELPAPLRPSELDPLAEQAANALRREGESQNTVASYRSALRYWSAWYALRYRQPVQLPLAPAVVIQFIVDHATRQTPQGPVCEMPAAIDQALVADGYKARPGPPALSTLTHRLAVLAKAHRLQALPNPCAEAAVRELMAGIRRAYARRGQRQARKAALTRDPLLRLLDTCDDSLRGLRDRALLLFAWASGGRRRSEVARATLGHLTRLGPGDFVYALGWSKTNQSGNERADTAKPVTGAAGQALEAWLAAAGINSGPLFRRIRRGGHVGEGLSDAAVSRIVKTRCALAGLEGDYSAHSLRSGFVTEAAAQQVPLAETMAMTGHASVSTVVRYFRAADARRSRAADLLAQASQSAEGD
- a CDS encoding DNA-binding protein; its protein translation is METFRSRGITRDDVWQAADSLLKAGQRPTIERIRLHLGRGSPNTVSPHLDAWFAALGGRIQDPQAFAPAPGCPEPVTEAARYLWDAALQVAKASAEAALVQREAALAEARAALEQERQALAQERQVMQARLEGAETAMAELTRARDDATERAVRAEAAATALQQQAETMRAESAAALLAHNAMQQDFAAQRAAWDQERETVTQRAAANERRMALELDAARVAAREGQKLLEAERKAAVERLTRAAEAASRQGSEMTRLGQALAVLEERVRQRESLLAEYRNQADAATTATAGPGSPAVRRTRPARAALAAGKGSRRRTRGV